The following coding sequences lie in one Paracidovorax avenae genomic window:
- a CDS encoding FlgO family outer membrane protein gives MKHSDSIQRQMPRRAWLRMGLGVGLGVAAAACLPGCARYYYGAAAAPPSGGSGVMGALGMGGSPAESLLETNQAAADALLRQVPQLDPRQPVLVATLVHIDRLDEASRLGRLFSEQIAGRLVQRGVRVTELKMRQNLVMVPGQGELLLSREVRDVSRAQSAQAVVVGTYAATAQSVFVSLKLVGPEGNAVLAAHDYVVPVDDNVRILLSMR, from the coding sequence GTGAAGCACTCAGATTCCATCCAGCGGCAGATGCCGCGGCGCGCCTGGCTGCGCATGGGCCTGGGGGTGGGCCTGGGAGTGGCCGCCGCTGCCTGCCTGCCGGGCTGCGCCCGCTACTACTATGGCGCCGCGGCTGCGCCGCCGTCGGGTGGAAGCGGCGTGATGGGCGCGCTGGGCATGGGCGGCTCGCCGGCGGAGTCGCTGCTGGAAACCAACCAGGCCGCGGCCGATGCGCTGCTGCGGCAGGTGCCGCAGCTCGATCCACGCCAGCCCGTGCTGGTGGCGACGCTGGTGCACATCGACCGGCTGGACGAAGCTTCGCGCCTGGGACGCCTTTTTTCCGAGCAGATCGCCGGGCGGCTGGTGCAGCGCGGCGTGCGGGTGACCGAGCTGAAAATGCGGCAGAACCTCGTGATGGTGCCCGGGCAGGGCGAGCTGCTGCTGTCGCGCGAGGTGCGGGACGTGAGCCGCGCGCAGTCCGCGCAGGCCGTGGTCGTGGGCACCTATGCCGCCACGGCGCAATCGGTGTTCGTGAGCCTGAAGCTGGTGGGGCCCGAGGGCAATGCCGTGCTGGCGGCGCACGACTACGTGGTGCCGGTGGACGACAACGTGCGCATCCTGCTGTCCATGCGCTGA
- a CDS encoding MetQ/NlpA family ABC transporter substrate-binding protein: MTASVSRRRLLAAAASAPLGLGALPAAFAADRLRIGVVPGAYADSVNVAAKEARTQGLQVEVIEFTDWTTPNVALNAGDIDINYFQHQPFLANAIRKQGFQLASAGTGILANVGLYSLKHKKVEDVPAGGKVGIANDPVNQGRGLLLLQKAGLIRLKPDVGYLGTLADIVDNPKKLRFVEVEGPQLVRITPDVDIAQGYPHFIVAAKAFDPSSGLAYSGIEDAQFAIQFVVRQDRVSDPVVQRFVRLYQNSPAVKSETRRAFANDDRLYTLAWTRS; this comes from the coding sequence ATGACCGCATCCGTTTCCCGCCGCCGCCTGCTCGCGGCCGCCGCCTCCGCGCCACTGGGCCTGGGCGCACTCCCCGCCGCTTTCGCGGCCGACCGCCTGCGCATCGGCGTGGTGCCCGGCGCCTACGCGGACTCCGTCAACGTGGCTGCCAAAGAAGCCCGGACCCAGGGCCTGCAGGTCGAGGTGATCGAGTTCACCGACTGGACGACGCCGAACGTGGCGCTGAACGCGGGCGACATCGACATCAACTACTTCCAGCACCAGCCCTTCCTCGCCAATGCGATCAGGAAGCAGGGCTTCCAGCTCGCGAGCGCAGGCACCGGCATCCTGGCCAACGTGGGGCTGTATTCGCTGAAGCACAAGAAGGTCGAGGACGTGCCCGCCGGTGGCAAGGTAGGCATCGCCAACGACCCGGTCAACCAGGGCCGGGGCCTGCTGCTCCTGCAGAAAGCGGGACTCATCCGGCTCAAGCCCGACGTGGGCTACCTGGGCACCCTGGCCGACATCGTGGACAACCCGAAAAAGCTCCGCTTCGTGGAGGTCGAAGGCCCGCAGCTGGTGCGCATCACGCCCGACGTGGACATCGCCCAGGGCTATCCCCATTTCATCGTGGCGGCCAAGGCGTTCGATCCGTCCAGCGGGCTGGCCTACTCGGGCATCGAAGACGCGCAGTTCGCGATCCAGTTCGTGGTGCGGCAGGACCGCGTGAGCGATCCGGTGGTGCAGCGTTTCGTGCGCCTCTACCAGAACTCGCCGGCGGTGAAGAGCGAGACACGGCGCGCCTTCGCCAACGACGACCGGCTCTACACGCTGGCCTGGACCCGCTCGTGA
- a CDS encoding LLM class flavin-dependent oxidoreductase, whose translation MPGTHRTRPIILNAFSMNTVGHINHGLWTHPRDRSGEYHSLDYWTELARELERGLFDSLFLADIVGVYDTYGQSADVTLRESVQLPVNDPVLLVPAMAADTRHLSYGVTVNLSYEQPYLLARRFSTLDHLTRGRVGWNIVTGYLDSAARAMGVAQQMPHDERYDRADEFMDVAYQLWEGSWDDDAVLRDRARRIYADPARVRPVRHRGTHYQVEGYHLCEPSPQRTPVLFQAGSSGRGLRFAARHAECVFMSTQDKASTRELVRALRAEVVRAGRQPDDVKVVVGLTAVPGATRQEAEDRYQEYCRHASPEAALAHLSAGAGIDFSTYRQGTPLLGQHRSNGIENSLRRLANGRAHYTLGDLLEELALGGRYATVVGSPQDIADEMQSWLDEAGVDGFNLARTVVPESYTDFIDLVVPELQNRGLHKTAYAEGTLRHKLAGRGDRLAPTHHGAGFRPAPGTPAVRAA comes from the coding sequence ATGCCCGGCACGCACCGCACACGCCCGATCATCCTCAACGCGTTCAGCATGAACACGGTGGGGCACATCAACCACGGCCTCTGGACGCATCCCCGCGACCGGTCGGGCGAATACCACTCGCTGGACTACTGGACCGAACTCGCGCGCGAACTGGAGCGCGGCCTGTTCGACAGCCTCTTCCTGGCCGACATCGTGGGCGTGTACGACACCTACGGGCAGTCCGCCGATGTCACCTTGCGCGAATCGGTGCAGCTGCCGGTCAACGACCCCGTGCTGCTCGTTCCCGCCATGGCCGCCGACACACGCCACCTGTCGTACGGCGTCACCGTGAACCTGAGCTACGAGCAGCCCTACCTGCTGGCCCGGCGGTTCTCGACGCTGGACCACCTCACACGCGGCCGCGTAGGCTGGAACATCGTCACGGGTTATCTCGATTCGGCCGCGCGCGCCATGGGCGTGGCGCAGCAGATGCCGCACGACGAGCGCTACGACCGGGCCGACGAATTCATGGACGTGGCCTACCAGCTCTGGGAAGGCAGCTGGGACGACGACGCCGTCCTGCGCGACCGCGCCCGGCGCATCTACGCCGACCCGGCCCGCGTGCGGCCGGTGCGCCACCGCGGCACGCACTACCAGGTCGAGGGCTACCACCTCTGCGAGCCGTCGCCGCAGCGCACCCCGGTGCTTTTCCAGGCCGGCAGCTCCGGACGCGGCCTGCGCTTCGCTGCCCGGCACGCGGAGTGCGTCTTCATGTCCACCCAGGACAAGGCCTCCACCCGGGAACTGGTCCGCGCCCTGCGCGCGGAAGTCGTCCGCGCGGGCCGCCAACCCGACGACGTGAAGGTGGTGGTGGGGCTCACCGCCGTGCCCGGAGCCACCCGCCAGGAGGCCGAGGACAGGTACCAGGAATACTGCCGCCATGCCAGCCCGGAGGCGGCGCTGGCCCACCTCTCGGCCGGCGCAGGCATCGATTTCTCCACGTACCGGCAGGGCACGCCCCTGCTGGGCCAGCACCGCAGCAACGGCATCGAGAACAGCCTGCGGCGCCTGGCCAACGGACGCGCCCACTACACCCTGGGCGACCTGCTGGAGGAACTGGCCCTGGGCGGCCGCTACGCCACCGTGGTGGGCTCGCCGCAGGACATCGCGGACGAGATGCAGTCCTGGCTGGACGAGGCCGGGGTGGACGGGTTCAACCTCGCTCGCACCGTGGTGCCCGAGAGCTACACGGACTTCATCGACCTCGTGGTGCCCGAACTGCAGAACCGCGGCCTGCACAAGACCGCCTACGCAGAAGGCACGCTGCGCCACAAACTGGCCGGCCGGGGCGACCGGCTCGCGCCCACGCACCACGGGGCGGGCTTCCGCCCTGCCCCGGGTACGCCCGCCGTGCGCGCGGCGTAG
- a CDS encoding SfnB family sulfur acquisition oxidoreductase, with the protein MAPLSVDGPSATTRLPLPPRTPHRIASEAEALDIARALALEFRQDAPSRDRERRLPWDEIERYTASGLGGIGVPRDHGGIGASFRTRMEVFAILCAADPSLGQIPQNHHALIRHLVEFGSPSLQRRIFADVLAGHRLGNAGPERKARAAAVHHATARLRRDAQGTLRANGTRHYSTGALFAHWVPFRAEDEHGRPVQVWVRRTAPGLQVIDDWDAFGQRTTASGSVVLQDVPVEEDDVVSLHAAQDRPTLTGPFSQLLQASIDLGIAEGALADALAYVREKTRPWVDSGVEHACGDPHILREVGELAIDVHAAREVLAEAADLLDDLAQAPLTDASSAEASVAVARAKVLTTEAALRAGEHLLELAGTSASRTVHNLDRHWRNARVHTLHDPVRWKYHLIGRYVLNGQAPRRHQWN; encoded by the coding sequence ATGGCACCACTTTCCGTCGATGGCCCCTCGGCCACCACCCGCCTGCCCCTGCCCCCGCGCACGCCGCACCGCATCGCCAGCGAGGCCGAAGCACTCGACATCGCCCGCGCGCTGGCGCTCGAGTTCCGCCAGGACGCGCCATCGCGCGACCGCGAGCGCCGCCTGCCCTGGGACGAGATCGAGCGCTATACGGCGAGCGGCCTGGGCGGCATCGGCGTGCCCCGCGACCACGGCGGCATCGGCGCCTCGTTCCGCACGCGGATGGAGGTGTTCGCCATCCTGTGCGCGGCGGATCCGTCCCTGGGGCAGATTCCGCAGAACCACCATGCGCTCATCCGCCACCTGGTGGAGTTCGGCAGCCCGTCGCTGCAGCGCCGCATTTTCGCGGACGTGCTGGCGGGGCACCGGCTGGGCAATGCCGGCCCGGAGCGCAAGGCCCGCGCGGCCGCGGTCCACCATGCGACGGCGCGGCTGCGGCGTGACGCGCAGGGAACGCTGCGCGCGAACGGCACGCGCCACTATTCCACCGGGGCGCTGTTCGCGCACTGGGTGCCTTTCCGCGCGGAAGACGAGCACGGCCGCCCGGTGCAGGTCTGGGTGCGCCGCACGGCGCCCGGGCTGCAGGTGATCGACGACTGGGACGCCTTCGGCCAGCGCACCACGGCCAGCGGCAGCGTCGTGCTGCAGGACGTGCCCGTGGAGGAGGACGACGTGGTTTCCCTCCACGCCGCGCAGGACCGGCCCACGCTGACGGGGCCGTTCTCGCAATTGCTGCAGGCCTCCATCGACCTGGGAATCGCCGAGGGCGCCCTGGCGGACGCCCTCGCCTACGTGCGCGAGAAAACCCGGCCCTGGGTGGATTCCGGCGTGGAGCACGCCTGCGGCGACCCCCACATCCTGCGCGAGGTCGGCGAACTGGCCATCGACGTGCATGCGGCGCGCGAGGTGCTGGCCGAGGCCGCGGACCTGCTGGATGACCTGGCCCAGGCACCGCTCACGGACGCCTCCAGCGCGGAGGCCTCGGTGGCGGTCGCACGCGCGAAGGTGCTGACCACGGAGGCCGCGCTGCGCGCCGGTGAACACCTGCTGGAACTGGCCGGCACCTCGGCATCGCGCACCGTCCACAACCTCGACCGGCACTGGCGCAATGCGCGTGTCCACACGCTGCACGACCCGGTGCGCTGGAAATACCACCTCATCGGCCGCTACGTGCTGAACGGCCAGGCGCCGCGCCGCCACCAGTGGAACTGA
- a CDS encoding SfnB family sulfur acquisition oxidoreductase produces MTAHTPQERQSLQQAGPTPPASPLPPPPAHRPPVLDTPAQILGTAAALAREWAPQALARDRERRLPWTEIEAYSASGLWGITVPQAHGGPGTDAWTLAQTIATVSAADGSLGHIPQNHFYALEVLRVGGTEAQQCFFHGRVLQGERFGNALSETGHRDYRRRTRLERSGGGWVLQGRKSYCTGAIFAHWIPTQAMQQLDDGREVSVIAFVPRHAPGITVEDDWDGMGQRVTGSGSVTLDGVPVQPEWIVPFQASFDRPTAIGPFAQLMHAAIDLGIGEGALQAALPFLRDHARPWIDAQVERATDDPLTLHAVGEVDLRLRAARAMLRRAARFVDTARHAPGEDTVAAASVAVAEARALAHRAGLLAANKLLELGGTSATAAEHGFDRFWRNVRTHTLHDPVRWKYHAVGNHVLNGTRPPRHGAL; encoded by the coding sequence ATGACCGCACACACTCCGCAAGAACGGCAATCCCTGCAGCAGGCAGGCCCCACCCCGCCGGCATCGCCGTTGCCACCGCCGCCCGCGCACCGGCCGCCGGTGCTGGACACGCCCGCACAGATCCTCGGCACCGCCGCCGCGCTCGCCCGCGAATGGGCGCCCCAGGCGCTCGCGCGCGACCGGGAGCGCCGACTGCCCTGGACGGAAATCGAGGCCTACAGCGCCAGCGGGCTCTGGGGCATCACGGTGCCGCAGGCCCACGGCGGCCCGGGCACCGACGCCTGGACGCTCGCGCAGACCATCGCCACGGTCTCCGCGGCGGACGGATCGCTGGGCCACATCCCGCAGAACCATTTCTATGCCCTCGAAGTGCTGCGCGTGGGCGGCACCGAAGCCCAGCAGTGCTTCTTCCATGGCCGTGTGCTGCAGGGCGAGCGCTTCGGCAATGCCCTGTCCGAGACCGGCCACCGCGACTACCGGCGCCGGACCCGCCTGGAGCGCTCGGGCGGAGGCTGGGTGCTCCAGGGGCGCAAGTCCTACTGCACCGGCGCGATCTTCGCGCACTGGATTCCCACGCAGGCCATGCAGCAGCTCGATGACGGCCGCGAGGTGAGCGTGATCGCCTTCGTGCCGCGCCATGCGCCCGGCATCACGGTGGAAGACGACTGGGACGGCATGGGCCAGCGCGTGACGGGCAGCGGATCGGTGACGCTGGACGGCGTGCCGGTGCAGCCCGAATGGATCGTGCCGTTCCAGGCCAGCTTCGACCGGCCCACGGCCATCGGACCGTTCGCGCAGCTCATGCACGCGGCCATCGACCTCGGGATCGGCGAAGGGGCGCTGCAGGCCGCCCTGCCCTTCCTCCGCGACCACGCGCGTCCCTGGATCGACGCGCAGGTGGAGCGCGCCACGGACGACCCGCTCACCCTGCACGCCGTGGGCGAGGTGGACCTGCGCCTGCGCGCGGCCCGCGCGATGCTGCGCCGCGCCGCACGCTTCGTCGATACCGCCCGGCACGCGCCCGGTGAAGACACCGTGGCCGCCGCGTCGGTGGCCGTGGCCGAGGCCCGTGCGCTCGCCCACCGCGCGGGCCTGCTGGCCGCCAACAAGCTGCTGGAACTGGGCGGCACCTCCGCCACCGCCGCGGAACACGGCTTCGACCGCTTCTGGCGCAACGTGCGCACCCACACGCTGCACGATCCGGTGCGATGGAAGTACCACGCCGTGGGCAACCATGTGCTCAACGGCACCCGGCCGCCGCGCCACGGAGCCCTGTGA
- the flhC gene encoding flagellar transcriptional regulator FlhC produces MTAAAAPVKSVLNESKQIERAAMLIQMGARMQVLESETSLSYERLIRLYKEIAGKSPSKGQLPFSTDWFLTWQENVHSSLFLNIYEYLSKGVSLDSVELLTKAYRLYSEQVATAEIEPLLSFTRAWRLVKFVDAGMLTRTKCSQCGGHFVTEMYENPRAYTCGLCNPPARAGKSKSAGALMLH; encoded by the coding sequence ATGACCGCAGCTGCCGCCCCCGTGAAGAGCGTCCTGAACGAATCCAAGCAGATCGAGCGCGCCGCCATGCTGATCCAGATGGGCGCCCGCATGCAGGTGCTGGAGTCGGAAACCTCCCTGTCGTACGAGCGGCTGATCCGGCTCTACAAGGAAATCGCGGGCAAGTCGCCTTCCAAGGGCCAGTTGCCGTTCTCCACCGACTGGTTCCTCACCTGGCAGGAGAATGTCCACAGCTCGCTGTTCCTGAACATCTACGAGTACCTGTCCAAGGGCGTGAGCCTGGACTCCGTGGAACTGCTCACCAAGGCCTACCGGCTCTACAGCGAGCAGGTCGCCACGGCCGAGATCGAACCCCTGCTGTCCTTCACCCGCGCATGGCGCCTGGTGAAGTTCGTGGATGCAGGTATGCTCACGCGCACCAAGTGTTCGCAGTGCGGCGGCCATTTCGTCACCGAAATGTACGAAAATCCCCGCGCCTACACCTGCGGGCTGTGCAATCCTCCGGCCCGCGCCGGCAAGAGCAAGTCGGCCGGCGCCCTCATGCTGCACTGA
- a CDS encoding methionine ABC transporter permease, translating to MSLSLSIPAERYGQALADTLLMVGVSGTAAFLAGIPLALLLIVTAPGGFLASPRLHRVAGSVINGFRATPFIVLLVALIPFTRIVAGTTIGVWAAIVPLSISATPFFARIAEVSLREVDQGLIEAAQAMGCRKWHIVRHVYLPEALPGILGGFTITLVALIGASAMAGAVGAGGLGDLAIRYGYQRFDTQVMVIVIAVLIALVTAVQSAGDFCVQRLRQR from the coding sequence ATGAGCCTTTCGCTGTCCATTCCCGCCGAACGCTACGGCCAGGCACTGGCCGACACCCTGCTGATGGTCGGGGTCTCCGGCACGGCCGCATTCCTCGCCGGCATTCCGCTGGCCCTGCTGCTCATCGTCACGGCTCCCGGCGGCTTTCTCGCATCGCCCCGCCTGCACCGCGTGGCCGGCAGCGTGATCAACGGCTTCCGGGCCACGCCCTTCATCGTGCTGCTGGTGGCGCTCATTCCCTTCACGCGCATCGTCGCCGGGACCACCATCGGCGTCTGGGCGGCCATCGTGCCGCTGTCGATCAGCGCCACGCCGTTCTTCGCGCGCATCGCGGAAGTCAGCCTGCGCGAAGTGGACCAGGGGCTGATCGAGGCCGCCCAGGCCATGGGCTGCCGCAAGTGGCACATCGTGCGGCATGTCTATCTGCCGGAGGCGCTGCCCGGCATCTTGGGCGGCTTCACGATCACCCTGGTGGCGCTGATCGGCGCATCCGCCATGGCCGGCGCGGTGGGCGCGGGCGGCCTGGGCGACCTGGCGATCCGCTATGGCTACCAGCGCTTCGACACCCAGGTGATGGTGATCGTGATCGCCGTGCTGATCGCGCTGGTCACCGCGGTGCAGTCCGCCGGCGACTTCTGTGTGCAGCGCCTGCGCCAGCGCTGA
- a CDS encoding sulfurtransferase, producing MAYTTLISADELQALRASGAPLMVFDCSFDLAHPSRGQQQYLEAHIPGAVYAHLDESLSARHGAPGAGGTIVATEGDMPVSGGRHPLPHPERFAAWLSSVGFSNAMQAVVYDRNGTNFCGRLWWMLQWVGHEAVAVLDGGLQAWEQAGGELARGEEPAHFQANFALGEPLQRLATAAEVQAALGQPGQTVVDARAPARYRGEVEPLDPVAGHIPGALNRPFSDNLGPDGRFKPAAQLRAEFESLLAGRDPYTVVHQCGSGVSATPNVLAMQVAGLGGTTLFAGSWSEWCSDPSRPVERG from the coding sequence ATGGCCTACACCACCCTCATTTCCGCCGACGAACTCCAGGCGCTGCGCGCGAGCGGCGCCCCCCTGATGGTCTTCGACTGCAGCTTCGATCTGGCGCACCCTTCGCGCGGGCAGCAGCAATACCTCGAAGCGCATATCCCCGGCGCGGTGTACGCGCACCTCGATGAATCGCTCAGCGCCCGGCACGGTGCGCCCGGCGCGGGCGGCACGATCGTGGCGACGGAGGGCGACATGCCGGTGTCCGGCGGCCGCCATCCGTTGCCACACCCCGAGCGCTTCGCGGCCTGGCTCTCCTCGGTGGGCTTTTCCAACGCGATGCAGGCGGTGGTGTACGACCGCAACGGCACCAACTTCTGCGGGCGCCTGTGGTGGATGCTGCAGTGGGTGGGCCACGAGGCCGTGGCGGTGCTCGACGGCGGGCTGCAGGCCTGGGAACAGGCCGGCGGCGAACTCGCCCGGGGCGAGGAGCCCGCGCACTTCCAGGCGAACTTCGCCCTCGGCGAGCCCCTGCAGCGGCTGGCCACGGCCGCCGAGGTCCAGGCCGCCCTGGGCCAGCCGGGCCAGACGGTGGTGGATGCACGCGCGCCCGCGCGCTACCGCGGCGAGGTGGAGCCGCTCGATCCGGTCGCCGGCCACATTCCCGGCGCGCTGAACCGCCCGTTCTCCGACAACCTCGGGCCCGACGGCCGTTTCAAGCCGGCCGCGCAACTGCGGGCCGAATTCGAATCGCTGCTGGCGGGCCGCGATCCTTACACCGTGGTGCACCAGTGCGGCAGCGGCGTGAGCGCCACGCCCAACGTGCTGGCGATGCAGGTCGCCGGCCTGGGCGGCACCACGCTGTTCGCGGGCAGCTGGAGCGAGTGGTGCAGCGATCCGTCCCGCCCCGTCGAGCGCGGCTGA
- the flhD gene encoding flagellar transcriptional regulator FlhD, whose amino-acid sequence MTSEQLLAEIREANLTYLMLAQTLIRQDKAEAVFRLGINEDAADILASLSAAQVLKLASRNTLLCSFRVDDNLVWSLLTNHNTPKKVGNEATNTLHANILMASRVSEVL is encoded by the coding sequence ATGACCTCGGAACAACTTCTCGCTGAAATCCGCGAAGCCAACCTCACCTACCTGATGCTGGCCCAGACGCTGATCCGCCAGGACAAGGCCGAAGCCGTGTTCCGCCTGGGCATCAACGAAGACGCCGCCGATATCCTGGCCTCGCTCTCGGCGGCCCAGGTGCTCAAGCTGGCCTCCCGCAACACCCTGCTGTGCAGCTTCCGTGTGGACGACAACCTCGTCTGGAGCCTGCTCACCAACCACAACACGCCCAAGAAGGTCGGCAACGAAGCCACCAACACGCTGCACGCCAACATCCTCATGGCCAGCCGCGTGTCGGAAGTGCTCTGA
- a CDS encoding methionine ABC transporter ATP-binding protein — translation MAFASVLRRAPDFPRAAGPGPMAWRRTGATVPAADASLAAAGAAPAADGTVAPRGAVALRGVGKVYASSAGDVAAQQDIDLDIPAGSIFGIIGRSGAGKSSLLRTINRLETPSHGQVLIDGVDIGTLDENGLVALRRRIGMVFQHFNLLSAKTVFDNIALPLRVAGARPAEVTRRVNELLELVGLQDKHRSHPGRLSGGQKQRVGIARALATHPEILLCDEATSALDPETTHAILQLLKDINRRLGITIILITHEMRVIREIADQVVVLERGRIAEQGPVWQVFGAPRHDATRALLAPLRQGLPPDLRARLQAHPPRHGPFSTIVQLGYSGEGGLEPDLARIAAALPPGARLVHGGVDRIQGHAQGELVLAVEGTAAPRDLAPLTQGHGAVAHSVQVIGYLASGTSQAPATVPSTPPSDHP, via the coding sequence ATGGCTTTCGCCTCCGTGCTGCGGCGCGCGCCGGACTTCCCCCGCGCTGCCGGGCCTGGCCCCATGGCCTGGCGGCGCACCGGTGCCACGGTACCGGCCGCGGACGCATCCCTTGCCGCTGCAGGCGCGGCCCCGGCGGCCGATGGCACGGTTGCGCCGCGGGGCGCCGTCGCCCTGCGCGGCGTCGGCAAGGTGTATGCCTCTTCGGCGGGCGACGTGGCCGCGCAGCAGGACATCGACCTGGACATTCCGGCCGGCAGCATCTTCGGCATCATCGGCCGCAGCGGCGCGGGCAAGTCCAGCCTGCTGCGCACCATCAACCGGCTGGAGACGCCGTCGCACGGGCAGGTGCTCATCGACGGCGTGGACATCGGCACGCTGGACGAGAACGGACTGGTCGCACTGCGCCGCCGCATCGGCATGGTCTTCCAGCACTTCAACCTGCTGTCCGCGAAGACGGTGTTCGACAATATCGCGCTGCCGTTGCGCGTGGCAGGCGCCCGCCCTGCGGAAGTCACCCGGCGGGTGAACGAACTGCTGGAACTCGTGGGCCTGCAGGACAAGCACCGCAGCCACCCGGGCCGGCTGTCCGGCGGACAGAAGCAGCGCGTGGGCATCGCGCGCGCACTGGCCACGCACCCGGAGATCCTGCTGTGCGACGAGGCCACGTCGGCGCTGGACCCGGAAACCACGCACGCCATCCTGCAGCTGCTGAAGGACATCAACCGGCGCCTGGGCATCACCATCATCCTGATCACGCACGAGATGCGCGTGATCCGCGAGATCGCCGACCAGGTGGTGGTGCTGGAGCGGGGACGCATCGCCGAGCAGGGACCCGTCTGGCAGGTGTTCGGCGCCCCACGCCACGATGCCACGCGGGCGCTGCTGGCCCCGCTGCGCCAGGGCCTGCCCCCGGACCTGCGCGCGCGGCTGCAGGCGCATCCGCCCCGGCACGGCCCGTTCTCCACCATCGTGCAGCTGGGTTACAGCGGCGAAGGCGGCCTGGAGCCCGATCTCGCGCGCATCGCCGCAGCCCTGCCTCCTGGAGCCCGCCTGGTGCATGGGGGCGTGGACCGCATCCAGGGGCATGCGCAGGGCGAGCTGGTGCTCGCGGTGGAAGGCACCGCCGCGCCGCGCGACCTCGCCCCGCTCACGCAAGGCCATGGCGCGGTCGCGCACTCCGTCCAGGTGATCGGCTACCTCGCATCCGGCACATCGCAGGCCCCCGCAACGGTCCCATCCACCCCGCCATCCGACCATCCATGA
- a CDS encoding AI-2E family transporter, which translates to MQLSAPAPDSPSDTTATRASAPPPAGDPPAEPPPAGDPPPAAPPAGDPPAPAPGPAEPPPPPADASPPPPFVLQMPVDVRNLSLALLALFAAVALLHWASAVFIPLMLSVLLTIALQPIVTALRRWYIPRWLGAGVLLLGIVGGLGGTAWSLSDGAAELVDSLPVAARKVRDAMRMNMRGPSPLDTMQKAASQIEQAATESIPPQTRRGVQRVVIERAPFNIRDYVWTGTMGLVSAAGQLTVVVFLTFFSLASGNLFRRKLVRIAGQSLQRRKITMEVLDDITGQIQRYLLVQVATSVLVGIGTGVAYALLGLENAAVWGVVAGVLNLAPYVGSIVVTGASALVAFLQFGTVDMALAVGGASLLIHTIVGNLLTPWLTSRTSRMSPVAVFVSVLAWGWLWGLWGVLLGIPVMMVVKAVCDRVEDLRPIGELLGD; encoded by the coding sequence ATGCAGCTTTCCGCCCCCGCCCCGGACTCCCCGTCCGACACCACCGCCACGCGTGCCTCGGCGCCGCCGCCCGCGGGCGATCCGCCCGCCGAACCACCACCCGCCGGGGATCCCCCGCCGGCCGCGCCCCCTGCCGGCGACCCGCCCGCGCCGGCTCCCGGCCCGGCGGAGCCTCCGCCGCCACCGGCGGATGCCTCGCCACCGCCCCCCTTCGTGCTGCAGATGCCCGTGGACGTTCGCAACCTCTCGCTCGCCCTGCTGGCCCTCTTCGCCGCCGTGGCCCTGCTGCACTGGGCCAGCGCCGTATTCATCCCGCTGATGCTGAGCGTACTGCTCACCATCGCCCTGCAGCCCATCGTGACCGCGCTGCGGCGCTGGTACATCCCGCGCTGGCTCGGCGCCGGCGTACTGTTGCTGGGCATCGTGGGCGGCCTCGGCGGCACGGCCTGGTCGCTCTCCGACGGCGCGGCCGAACTGGTGGACTCCCTGCCCGTGGCTGCCCGCAAGGTGCGCGATGCGATGCGCATGAACATGCGCGGCCCGAGCCCGCTCGACACCATGCAGAAAGCCGCCAGCCAGATCGAACAGGCCGCTACCGAAAGCATCCCGCCCCAGACGCGGCGCGGCGTGCAGCGCGTGGTGATCGAGCGCGCGCCGTTCAACATCCGCGATTACGTATGGACCGGCACCATGGGCCTGGTATCGGCCGCGGGCCAGCTCACCGTGGTGGTCTTCCTCACCTTCTTCTCGCTCGCGTCCGGCAACCTCTTCCGCCGCAAGCTGGTGCGCATCGCGGGCCAAAGCCTGCAGCGCCGCAAGATCACCATGGAAGTGCTCGACGACATCACCGGGCAGATCCAGCGCTACCTGCTCGTGCAGGTGGCCACCAGCGTCCTGGTGGGCATCGGCACCGGCGTGGCCTACGCGCTGCTCGGGCTGGAGAACGCGGCGGTCTGGGGGGTGGTGGCCGGCGTGCTCAACCTCGCTCCGTACGTCGGCTCCATCGTCGTCACGGGAGCCTCCGCCCTCGTCGCCTTCCTGCAGTTCGGCACCGTGGACATGGCCCTGGCCGTCGGCGGAGCGTCCCTGCTCATCCACACCATCGTGGGCAATCTGCTCACCCCCTGGCTCACCAGCCGCACCAGCCGCATGAGCCCCGTCGCGGTGTTCGTCAGCGTGCTGGCCTGGGGATGGCTGTGGGGGTTGTGGGGGGTGTTGCTGGGGATTCCGGTGATGATGGTGGTGAAGGCTGTTTGCGACCGGGTGGAGGATCTGAGGCCTATCGGGGAGTTGTTGGGGGATTGA